The DNA window TCCGCCCGTGAGCTGATGCTCTATGGTGGCGACAACGAGGGCGCCTTCCGCAGACGCATGAGCTACGAGTGGGGCCGCATCGGCCTCGGCGACAAGGAGCGAAAGCTCAAGCGCAAGGGGAAGCGCGAGCCGACCTTCGACTGAAGGAAGAGGCGACCTCCAGCAGCACCCGGCGCCTCGTTCTCGCAACGGCCCACCGTGGCAACGAGCCCGGAAAGACGCGCGTTTCGGCCTCCAGCAGCGCAGAGCGCGTCGGACCAGCCCCCCTCCCCCCTGTCGCCTGAGCAGGACCCGACGAGAGGCCCGAGGGAAACTGCGAGCATCCAGCGCCGACGCCCTGACTTTCGCGGCGAAACTCCCCCGGTTCACGCGCCCGATCAGCAGGAGTCGAAGCCCTCTTCCTCATGCCGTGAGCCGCCGATGCCCCCGGTCTCGCAGCAGCACCCGTGGCCATGGCCCAGCGGGTAGCCGTCCCTCGGGAAACGCCCCCCTGCAGCGCCGACCCCGGGATTCGCACCAGCGAAAGCGCGACCATCACCCGCCGACGTACACAGTTTCGCAACGACAGCGCCCCCGTCAGGAACCGGCGGCGCACTCGGTTTCGCCAACCTCATCGCCACCGGACCGCCGACGTACCCAGTTTCACCGGCGACTCTCCCTGCGGGGCGCCGACGCACCCAGTTTCGCCAGCGGAACCGCGAGCATCAGCCGGCGACGCATGCACTTCACGGCGCCGCCTCGTCCCCCGGCCACCTCGACGCCGCTCCCCTGGGCTCGGGAAAAGCCCCTGAACGCCCCGAAAGCCCGCCACGACCGCGACGCGCTCGTCGCTCACGGGCCACGACCGCGGCATCCAGAGCGCTGGCGTCACCTGGGACGCTTCACCTGCGCCAGGATACTGCGCTCACAGCGACGCTTCACCCGACTCCGGCCCGAGCTGATCGACCTCGGACCACAGCGCGTCCAGATCGAGCGTCATCCCCTCGGCGCCAGGAACGAGCGTCACCACGCCATCCACCGCGGCGAGCGCGTGGACGTAGCGACCGTCGGCGCCCAGCTCCAGGATGTCGAGCGTCTGGTTCTGCGGATCGATGAGCCAGTACCAGCGCACGCCGAAGGCCGCATACTCGTTCAGCTTCTCGACCCGATCGCGGCGCGCGTCCCGTGGCGTCGGGGACACGACCTCCACCATGAGATGCGGTGGCGTACCGATCACGCCACGCCGCGGAGGCATCTTGCTCCCCGGCAGGTACGCCGACGCGTCGGGCTTTCGCCCTCGGGGGCCGCTCACGGCAAACTTCGCTTCGGAGCCCAGCACCAGCCCCCGCTGAGGAACGAGCCAGCCTCGCAACGCGCCGATCACCCAGGCGACGACGACCTCGTGAATGGCGTCCGGCACCTCTTCCTCCACGAGCCAGCCATCGACGAGCTCACCCGATTCGTCCTCGGGCAGACCGA is part of the Chondromyces crocatus genome and encodes:
- a CDS encoding Uma2 family endonuclease, producing the protein MGRVVFAEFSSARRLSLAEWVGLPEDESGELVDGWLVEEEVPDAIHEVVVAWVIGALRGWLVPQRGLVLGSEAKFAVSGPRGRKPDASAYLPGSKMPPRRGVIGTPPHLMVEVVSPTPRDARRDRVEKLNEYAAFGVRWYWLIDPQNQTLDILELGADGRYVHALAAVDGVVTLVPGAEGMTLDLDALWSEVDQLGPESGEASL